In Cupriavidus taiwanensis, the following proteins share a genomic window:
- a CDS encoding gamma-butyrobetaine hydroxylase-like domain-containing protein, with protein MAGLEKDTPHPTALTVHTQSRVLEIGFDNGRSFRLPFELLRVYSPSAEVQGHGPGQEVLQTGKREVGVDAVEPVGNYAIQIRFSDGHDTGIYSWDLLYRLGDNQDALWQDYLQRLAAAGADRDTPMPAAGGGHACGHH; from the coding sequence ATGGCAGGCCTGGAAAAAGACACCCCCCATCCCACCGCGCTGACGGTGCACACGCAATCGCGCGTGCTCGAGATCGGCTTCGACAATGGCCGCAGCTTCCGGCTGCCGTTCGAGCTGCTGCGCGTGTATTCGCCCTCCGCCGAAGTCCAGGGCCATGGCCCGGGGCAGGAGGTGCTGCAGACCGGCAAGCGCGAGGTCGGCGTCGACGCGGTCGAGCCGGTCGGCAACTACGCCATCCAGATCCGCTTTTCCGACGGCCACGACACCGGCATCTATTCGTGGGACCTGCTGTACCGCCTGGGCGACAACCAGGACGCGTTGTGGCAGGACTACCTGCAGCGCCTGGCAGCGGCCGGGGCCGATCGCGACACCCCGATGCCCGCCGCCGGCGGCGGGCACGCCTGCGGCCATCACTGA
- the ubiE gene encoding bifunctional demethylmenaquinone methyltransferase/2-methoxy-6-polyprenyl-1,4-benzoquinol methylase UbiE, producing MSETHFGFEKVDETEKAGKVAGVFHSVASKYDVMNDLMSGGMHRLWKMFTIAQAGVRPGHKVLDIAGGTGDLAKAFAKQAGPTGQVWLTDINESMLRVGRDRLLNKGIVTPVALCDAEKIPFPDNYFDLVTVAFGLRNMTHKEAALAEMRRVVKPGGKVMVLEFSKVWKPLEKAYDVYSFQVLPWLGQRVAGDAPSYRYLAESIRMHPDQVSLVRLMEHAGLENVEYFNLTAGVVALHVGRKY from the coding sequence ATGAGTGAAACCCACTTCGGGTTCGAAAAGGTCGACGAAACGGAAAAGGCCGGCAAGGTTGCCGGCGTGTTCCATTCGGTGGCCAGCAAGTACGACGTGATGAACGACCTGATGTCGGGCGGCATGCACCGGCTTTGGAAGATGTTCACCATCGCGCAGGCCGGGGTGCGCCCGGGTCACAAGGTGCTGGACATTGCCGGCGGCACCGGCGACCTGGCCAAGGCGTTCGCGAAGCAGGCCGGCCCGACCGGACAGGTCTGGCTGACCGACATCAACGAGTCGATGCTGCGCGTGGGCCGCGACCGGCTGCTCAACAAGGGCATCGTCACGCCGGTGGCACTGTGCGACGCGGAGAAGATTCCGTTCCCCGACAACTACTTCGACCTGGTCACGGTCGCCTTTGGCCTGCGCAACATGACGCACAAGGAAGCCGCCCTGGCCGAAATGCGCCGCGTGGTCAAGCCGGGCGGCAAGGTCATGGTGCTGGAGTTCTCCAAGGTCTGGAAGCCGCTGGAGAAGGCCTACGACGTCTATTCTTTCCAGGTGCTGCCGTGGCTGGGCCAGCGCGTGGCAGGGGATGCCCCCAGCTATCGCTATCTCGCGGAATCGATCAGAATGCATCCAGACCAGGTTTCGCTTGTACGCTTAATGGAACATGCAGGCCTGGAGAATGTCGAATACTTCAATCTGACGGCCGGAGTGGTGGCGCTCCACGTCGGGCGCAAGTATTGA
- a CDS encoding Tim44 domain-containing protein, which translates to MSSIRGKFLVGSLVTALAVGMAFDAEAKRMGGSRSIGKQSESVTQRQQTQPSSPTQQAQQPAQQAAPATAGAAGAAAAAAPKRNWGGILGGIAAGLGIGWLLSHFGLGGAALTFLSNLILIALVAFAAIWLIRKFRGSKRTAQPAYAGAGGAPNLGRNAEPMFRGEPTPVSSGNVSGNVSGSPVLPASAAPVAAGAVAQQPWGVPADFDAESFLRNAKVHFVRLQAAWDAGNLDDIREFTTPEMFAEIKMDLAERGAEVNKTDVVTLEAQLLGIESSPAQHLASVRFSGMIREKAGEAAQPFGEVWNLSKPVSGSGGWLLAGIQQES; encoded by the coding sequence ATGTCGTCAATTCGTGGAAAATTCCTGGTGGGGTCGCTGGTCACGGCGCTGGCCGTCGGCATGGCGTTCGACGCCGAGGCCAAGCGCATGGGCGGCTCGCGCAGCATTGGCAAGCAGTCCGAGTCGGTGACCCAGCGCCAGCAGACCCAGCCCAGCTCGCCCACGCAGCAGGCGCAGCAACCCGCACAGCAGGCGGCACCGGCCACGGCTGGCGCAGCCGGCGCGGCCGCGGCCGCGGCGCCCAAGCGCAACTGGGGCGGCATCCTCGGCGGCATCGCCGCCGGCCTGGGCATCGGCTGGCTGCTGTCGCACTTCGGCCTGGGCGGCGCGGCGCTGACCTTCCTGTCCAACCTGATCTTGATCGCGCTGGTGGCCTTTGCCGCGATCTGGCTGATCCGCAAGTTCCGTGGCAGCAAGCGCACGGCTCAGCCGGCCTATGCCGGTGCCGGCGGCGCGCCGAACCTCGGCCGCAACGCGGAGCCGATGTTCCGCGGCGAGCCGACGCCGGTTTCGTCGGGCAATGTGTCGGGCAACGTGTCGGGCAGCCCGGTCCTGCCGGCATCCGCAGCGCCGGTCGCAGCGGGTGCCGTGGCGCAGCAGCCGTGGGGCGTGCCGGCCGACTTCGACGCCGAATCCTTCCTGCGCAATGCCAAGGTCCATTTCGTGCGCCTGCAGGCCGCCTGGGATGCCGGCAACCTGGACGATATCCGCGAGTTCACCACGCCGGAGATGTTCGCCGAGATCAAGATGGACCTGGCCGAGCGCGGCGCCGAGGTCAACAAGACCGACGTGGTCACGCTCGAAGCCCAGCTGCTCGGCATCGAGTCGTCGCCGGCCCAGCACCTGGCCAGCGTGCGTTTCTCGGGCATGATCCGCGAGAAGGCGGGCGAGGCGGCGCAGCCGTTCGGCGAGGTCTGGAACCTGTCCAAGCCGGTCTCCGGCAGCGGCGGCTGGCTGCTGGCCGGGATCCAGCAAGAGTCCTGA
- a CDS encoding ubiquinone biosynthesis accessory factor UbiJ: MNTLPSALATPAVAALNHLLEQEPWARNQLAPFAGRVIRFDAAAFELSLKVTEHGCTELAPAAEAPAVTLRVPVQQWPLVAADVAEGGQAAAMRHVRIEGDAELANTVSTLARNLRWDAAEDLSRALRGILGGPVSDSVAQRVVDGARQVHEQATRVGRALLDNVTDYLLDEQPTLVRHAALDDFGAGVGQVRDRLARLEKRLERLERGGTPPAPGSSGPSGKLPSPHR, encoded by the coding sequence ATGAATACTCTGCCTTCCGCCCTGGCCACGCCTGCCGTTGCGGCACTGAACCACCTGCTCGAGCAGGAGCCGTGGGCCCGCAACCAGCTGGCGCCGTTTGCCGGACGCGTGATCCGTTTCGATGCCGCCGCCTTCGAGCTGTCGCTGAAGGTGACCGAGCACGGCTGCACGGAGCTGGCACCCGCGGCCGAGGCGCCCGCGGTGACGCTGCGCGTGCCGGTGCAGCAGTGGCCGCTGGTTGCCGCCGACGTGGCCGAAGGCGGCCAGGCCGCCGCCATGCGCCATGTGCGCATCGAGGGCGACGCCGAGCTGGCCAACACGGTGTCGACGCTGGCGCGCAACCTGCGCTGGGACGCCGCCGAGGACCTGTCGCGCGCGCTGCGCGGCATCCTGGGCGGGCCGGTCAGCGACAGCGTGGCGCAGCGCGTGGTCGACGGCGCGCGCCAGGTCCATGAGCAGGCCACGCGCGTGGGCCGGGCGCTGCTGGACAACGTCACCGACTACCTGCTCGACGAACAGCCGACCCTGGTGCGCCACGCCGCGCTGGATGACTTTGGCGCCGGCGTGGGCCAGGTGCGCGACCGCCTGGCGCGGCTGGAGAAGCGGCTGGAGCGCCTGGAGCGCGGCGGCACGCCGCCAGCGCCGGGCTCCTCCGGCCCGTCCGGCAAGCTGCCGTCGCCGCACCGCTGA
- the ubiB gene encoding ubiquinone biosynthesis regulatory protein kinase UbiB, which yields MTRLLRLGKILFVILYYGLDELVLSGFSSRRIRFLVRVITIGRKLDMPRGVRLRLALTRLGPIFVKFGQVLSTRRDLMPPDIADELAKLQDQVPPFDSAVAVRIIERSLGRPLDQLFETFEHQPVASASIAQVHFATLKGGPCHGREVAVKVLRPGMLPVIDSDLALMRDMATWLERFWADGKRLKPREVVAEFDKYLHDELDLMIEAANASQLRRNFADTSLLLVPEVFWDWCSSTVFVMERMHGIPISRTESLKAAGVDMHQLAEEGVEIFFTQVFRDGFFHADMHPGNILVSVQPETFGRYIALDFGIVGALSEFDKNYLAQNFIAFFRRDYHRVALLHVESGWVPPETRVEELESAVRACCEPYFDKPLKEISLGMVLMRLFQTSRRFNVEIQPQLVLLQKTLLNIEGLGRQLDPDLDLWKTAKPFLERWMHEQVGWQGAWERIKVEAPLWAKMLPDFPRLAHQFLERRALTTNGEQDKLLAMLVVEQRRTNRLLGTAVLLVGGFVAGIVLTHVLGWAGYW from the coding sequence ATGACCCGCCTCCTGCGCCTTGGCAAGATCCTTTTCGTCATCCTCTACTACGGCCTGGACGAGCTGGTGCTCTCCGGCTTCAGCAGCCGCAGGATCCGTTTCCTGGTGCGGGTCATCACCATCGGCCGCAAGCTCGACATGCCGCGCGGCGTGCGGCTGCGGCTGGCGCTGACGCGGCTGGGCCCGATCTTCGTCAAGTTCGGCCAGGTGCTGTCGACCCGGCGCGACCTGATGCCGCCGGATATTGCCGACGAACTGGCCAAGCTGCAGGACCAGGTGCCGCCGTTCGATTCGGCGGTGGCGGTCAGGATCATCGAGCGCTCGCTCGGACGCCCGCTGGACCAGCTGTTCGAGACCTTCGAGCACCAACCGGTGGCCAGCGCCTCGATCGCGCAGGTCCACTTCGCCACGCTCAAGGGCGGCCCCTGCCATGGGCGCGAGGTCGCGGTGAAGGTGCTGCGCCCGGGCATGCTGCCGGTGATCGACAGCGACCTGGCGCTGATGCGCGACATGGCGACCTGGCTCGAGCGCTTCTGGGCCGACGGCAAGCGCCTGAAGCCGCGCGAGGTGGTGGCCGAGTTCGACAAGTACCTGCACGACGAGCTCGACCTGATGATCGAGGCGGCCAACGCCAGCCAGCTGCGCCGCAACTTTGCCGACACCAGCCTGCTGCTGGTGCCCGAGGTGTTCTGGGACTGGTGCAGCAGCACGGTGTTCGTGATGGAGCGCATGCACGGCATCCCGATCTCGCGCACCGAATCGCTCAAGGCCGCCGGCGTCGACATGCACCAGCTGGCGGAGGAGGGCGTCGAGATCTTCTTCACCCAGGTGTTCCGCGACGGCTTCTTCCATGCCGACATGCATCCGGGCAACATCCTGGTGTCGGTGCAGCCCGAGACCTTCGGCCGCTATATCGCGCTGGACTTCGGCATCGTCGGCGCGCTGTCGGAATTCGACAAGAACTACCTGGCGCAGAACTTCATCGCCTTCTTCCGCCGCGACTACCACCGCGTGGCGCTGCTGCACGTGGAATCCGGCTGGGTCCCGCCCGAGACCCGCGTCGAAGAACTGGAAAGCGCGGTGCGGGCCTGCTGCGAGCCCTACTTCGACAAGCCGCTGAAGGAAATCTCGCTGGGCATGGTGCTGATGCGGCTGTTCCAGACCTCGCGCCGCTTCAACGTCGAGATCCAGCCGCAGCTGGTGCTGCTGCAGAAGACCCTGCTCAATATCGAAGGGCTGGGCCGCCAGCTCGATCCGGACCTGGACCTGTGGAAGACCGCCAAGCCGTTCCTGGAGCGCTGGATGCACGAGCAGGTGGGCTGGCAGGGCGCCTGGGAGCGGATCAAGGTCGAGGCGCCGCTGTGGGCCAAGATGCTGCCCGACTTCCCGCGCCTGGCGCACCAGTTCCTGGAGCGGCGGGCGCTCACCACCAACGGCGAGCAGGACAAGCTGCTGGCGATGCTGGTGGTGGAGCAGCGCCGCACCAACCGGCTGCTCGGCACCGCGGTGCTGCTGGTGGGCGGCTTTGTCGCCGGCATCGTGCTGACCCACGTGCTGGGCTGGGCGGGCTACTGGTAG
- a CDS encoding methyltransferase domain-containing protein, which translates to MGDTTRPVPGFTTRNAGDPAFWDERFKEGFTPWDLGGVPEEFRCFVEGRQPCPTLVPGCGNGWEAAWLFERGWPVTAIDFSAQAVASARRALGPAGAVVQQGDFFAFTPQPACELIYERAFLCALPPALRAAYGARVAELLPPGGLLAGYFYLGENRGGPPFAMPEAELDALLGPAFERIEDRPSAAPLPVFQGQERWQVWRRRGG; encoded by the coding sequence ATGGGCGATACCACCAGGCCGGTGCCCGGCTTTACCACGCGCAACGCCGGCGACCCGGCGTTCTGGGACGAGCGCTTCAAGGAAGGCTTCACGCCCTGGGACCTGGGCGGCGTGCCCGAGGAATTCCGCTGCTTTGTCGAAGGCCGCCAGCCGTGTCCCACGCTGGTGCCCGGCTGCGGCAACGGCTGGGAGGCGGCGTGGCTGTTCGAGCGCGGCTGGCCGGTGACGGCGATCGACTTCTCTGCGCAGGCGGTGGCGTCGGCGCGGCGCGCGCTAGGGCCGGCCGGGGCGGTGGTGCAGCAGGGCGATTTCTTCGCCTTCACGCCGCAGCCGGCGTGCGAGCTGATCTACGAGCGCGCCTTCCTGTGCGCGCTGCCGCCGGCGCTGCGCGCGGCCTATGGCGCTCGCGTGGCCGAGTTGCTGCCGCCGGGCGGGCTGCTGGCTGGCTACTTCTACCTGGGAGAGAACCGCGGCGGACCGCCGTTCGCGATGCCGGAAGCGGAGCTCGATGCGCTGCTCGGGCCGGCCTTCGAGCGCATCGAGGACCGCCCCTCGGCCGCGCCGCTGCCGGTGTTCCAGGGACAGGAGCGCTGGCAGGTATGGCGCCGGCGCGGCGGCTGA
- a CDS encoding sodium:solute symporter family protein produces the protein MLIWFVIIYWVISVGIGLWAALRVRNTTDFAVAGRSLPFHIVTATVFATWFGSETVLGIPAVFLKEGLSGVVSDPFGSSLCLILVGLFFARPLYRMNLLTIGDYYHNRYGRLAEVLTTLCIVVSYLGWVAAQIKALGLVFYTVSDGALSQEAGMMIGAASVLVYTLFGGMWSVAITDFIQMIIIVIGMMYIGYEVSGQAGGVTAVVSHAAAAGKFEFLPALDFVQIIGFAAALFTMMLGSIPQQDVFQRVTSSRTEQIAGRASVLGGVLYFCFAFIPMFLAYSATLIDPGMVAKYIDTDSQLILPQLILQHAPMFAQVMFFGALLSAIKSCASATLLAPSVTFAENILRPYFRHLDDKQFLRVMQTVVLVFTTLVTLFALNSHLSIFHMVENAYKVTLVSSFVPLAFGMFWKHATRQGGLAAILLGLSSWLTCEIAFADAVVPPQMVGLLFSVSGMVIGSLLPQWIADHAPVKEVHIA, from the coding sequence ATGCTGATCTGGTTTGTCATCATCTACTGGGTAATCTCGGTCGGCATCGGCCTGTGGGCGGCGCTGCGCGTGCGCAACACCACCGATTTCGCCGTCGCCGGGCGCAGCCTGCCGTTCCATATCGTCACCGCCACCGTCTTCGCCACCTGGTTCGGCTCGGAGACGGTGCTGGGCATCCCCGCCGTGTTCCTGAAGGAAGGCCTGTCGGGCGTGGTGTCGGACCCGTTCGGGTCGTCGCTGTGCCTGATCCTGGTCGGACTGTTCTTTGCCCGGCCGCTGTACCGGATGAACCTGCTGACCATCGGCGACTACTACCACAACCGCTATGGCCGGCTGGCCGAGGTGCTTACCACGCTGTGCATCGTGGTCTCGTACCTGGGCTGGGTGGCGGCGCAGATCAAGGCGCTGGGGCTGGTGTTCTATACGGTGTCGGACGGTGCGCTGTCGCAGGAGGCCGGCATGATGATCGGCGCCGCCAGCGTGCTGGTCTATACGCTGTTCGGCGGCATGTGGTCGGTGGCGATCACCGACTTCATCCAGATGATCATCATCGTGATCGGCATGATGTATATCGGCTACGAGGTCAGTGGCCAGGCCGGCGGCGTCACGGCGGTGGTGTCGCACGCGGCCGCGGCGGGCAAGTTCGAGTTCCTGCCGGCACTGGATTTCGTGCAGATCATCGGCTTCGCCGCGGCGCTGTTCACCATGATGCTGGGCTCGATCCCGCAGCAGGACGTGTTCCAGCGCGTGACCTCGTCGCGCACCGAGCAGATCGCCGGGCGCGCCTCGGTGCTGGGCGGCGTGCTGTATTTCTGCTTCGCCTTTATCCCGATGTTCCTGGCGTATTCGGCCACGCTGATCGACCCGGGCATGGTGGCCAAGTACATCGACACCGACTCGCAGCTGATCCTGCCGCAGCTGATCCTGCAGCACGCGCCGATGTTCGCCCAGGTGATGTTCTTCGGCGCGCTGCTGTCGGCGATCAAGAGCTGCGCCTCGGCGACGCTGCTGGCGCCGTCGGTGACCTTTGCCGAGAACATCCTGCGCCCGTATTTCCGCCATCTCGACGACAAGCAGTTCCTGCGCGTGATGCAGACCGTGGTGCTGGTGTTCACCACGCTGGTGACGCTGTTCGCGCTGAACTCGCACCTGTCGATCTTCCATATGGTCGAAAATGCCTACAAGGTCACACTGGTGTCGTCGTTCGTGCCGCTGGCCTTCGGCATGTTCTGGAAGCACGCGACCCGCCAGGGCGGGCTGGCGGCGATCCTGCTGGGCCTGTCGTCGTGGCTGACCTGCGAGATCGCCTTTGCCGATGCCGTGGTGCCGCCGCAGATGGTGGGACTGCTGTTCTCGGTCAGCGGCATGGTGATCGGCTCGCTGCTGCCGCAGTGGATCGCAGATCACGCGCCGGTCAAGGAAGTCCATATCGCCTGA
- a CDS encoding FmdB family zinc ribbon protein — protein sequence MPIYAYRCDACGHGRDVLQKMSDAPLTDCPSCGAAGAFKKQLTAAGFQLKGSGWYVTDFRGGSGGASAPAATGGTAAAAASAPAAAESSSSGTAAASAVPAAGGCGSACACH from the coding sequence ATGCCGATCTATGCCTACCGTTGCGACGCCTGCGGCCACGGGCGCGATGTGCTGCAGAAAATGAGCGATGCCCCGCTGACGGACTGCCCGTCCTGCGGCGCCGCCGGCGCGTTCAAGAAGCAGCTGACCGCTGCCGGCTTCCAGCTCAAGGGCTCGGGCTGGTACGTGACTGACTTCCGCGGCGGCAGCGGCGGCGCCAGCGCGCCCGCGGCCACCGGCGGCACTGCAGCGGCTGCGGCGAGCGCGCCGGCGGCGGCCGAATCGTCGTCGAGCGGCACGGCTGCAGCGAGCGCGGTGCCGGCTGCCGGCGGTTGCGGCAGCGCCTGCGCCTGCCACTGA
- a CDS encoding DUF502 domain-containing protein, whose amino-acid sequence MVAKKTSALKTWFLTGLLVLVPLGITLWVLSLIIGTMDQSLALLPEAWRPDRLMFGKRVTGLGAILTLLFILLVGLLAHNFIGQRLVRWWEALLGHIPVVGPIYTSVKQVSDTLLSSSGNAFRKALLVQYPREGSWTIAFLTGRPGGDVQNHLQGEYVSVYVPTTPNPTSGFFLMMPKADTIELDMTVDAALKYIVSMGVVAPAELPRKNGSAPRPVSTSPAGGSSSEEPVQTTDP is encoded by the coding sequence GTGGTCGCCAAGAAGACTTCCGCCCTCAAGACCTGGTTCCTGACCGGGCTGCTGGTGCTGGTGCCGCTGGGCATCACGCTGTGGGTGCTCAGCCTGATCATCGGCACGATGGACCAGAGCCTGGCGCTGCTGCCGGAAGCCTGGCGTCCGGACCGGCTGATGTTCGGCAAGCGCGTGACCGGCCTGGGCGCGATCCTGACGCTGCTGTTCATCCTGCTGGTCGGGCTGCTCGCGCATAACTTCATCGGCCAGCGCCTGGTGCGCTGGTGGGAAGCGCTGCTGGGCCATATTCCGGTGGTCGGGCCGATCTACACCAGCGTCAAGCAGGTGTCCGACACGCTGCTGTCGTCGTCGGGCAACGCCTTCCGCAAGGCGCTGCTGGTGCAGTACCCGCGCGAGGGCTCGTGGACCATCGCCTTCCTGACCGGGCGCCCCGGCGGCGACGTGCAGAACCACCTGCAGGGCGAGTACGTCAGCGTCTACGTGCCGACCACCCCCAATCCGACCTCGGGCTTCTTCCTGATGATGCCCAAGGCCGACACCATCGAACTCGACATGACCGTCGACGCCGCGCTCAAGTACATCGTCTCGATGGGCGTGGTGGCACCGGCGGAATTGCCGCGCAAGAACGGCAGCGCGCCCCGGCCGGTATCCACGAGTCCGGCCGGCGGGTCCAGCAGCGAGGAACCGGTCCAGACTACCGATCCTTGA
- the aspS gene encoding aspartate--tRNA ligase, which produces MSSMRTHYCGLVTEQFSGQEVALTGWVQRRRDHGGVIFIDLRDREGLVQVVCDPDRPEMFKAAEEIRNEFCIRVTGKVRPRPAGTENANLTSGKIEVLCHELTVLNPSVTPPFQLDDDNLSETTRLTHRVLDLRRPQMQYNLRLRYKVAMEVRKYLDAQGFIDIETPMLGKSTPEGARDYLVPSRVNPGHFFALPQSPQIFKQMLMVSGFDRYYQITKCFRDEDLRADRQPEFTQIDCETSFLTEQEIRDLFEDMMRTVFKNAIDVDLDARFPVMEFREAMARFGSDKPDLRVKLEFTELTEVMKDVDFKVFSGPANSDNGRVVGLRVPGGGAISRGEIDAYTQFVGIYGAKGLAWIKVNEVAKGRDGLQSPIVKNLHDAAIAEILKRTGAQDGDIIFFGADKAKVVNDSIGALRLKIGHSDFGKANGLFEDAWKPLWVVDFPMFEYDEEDARWVAMHHPFTSPKDEHLEYLETDPGKCVAKAYDMVLNGWEMGGGSVRIYRSDIQSKVFRALKINDEEARAKFGYLLDALQYGAPPHGGLAFGLDRIVTMMAGADSIRDVIAFPKTQRAQDLLTQAPSSVDEKQLRELHIRLRTAEPKPNA; this is translated from the coding sequence ATGTCCTCCATGCGTACTCACTACTGCGGTCTGGTGACCGAACAATTCTCGGGCCAGGAAGTGGCCCTGACCGGCTGGGTCCAGCGCCGCCGCGACCATGGCGGCGTGATCTTCATCGACCTGCGCGACCGCGAGGGCCTGGTGCAGGTGGTGTGCGACCCGGATCGCCCCGAGATGTTCAAGGCCGCGGAAGAGATCCGCAACGAGTTCTGCATCCGCGTCACTGGCAAGGTGCGCCCGCGCCCGGCCGGCACCGAGAACGCCAACCTGACCTCGGGCAAGATCGAGGTGCTGTGCCATGAGCTGACCGTGCTGAACCCGTCGGTCACGCCCCCGTTCCAGCTCGACGACGACAACCTGTCCGAAACCACGCGCCTGACGCACCGCGTGCTGGACCTGCGCCGCCCGCAGATGCAGTACAACCTGCGCCTGCGCTACAAGGTGGCGATGGAAGTGCGCAAGTACCTGGACGCGCAGGGCTTCATCGACATCGAGACGCCGATGCTGGGCAAGAGCACGCCCGAAGGCGCGCGCGACTACCTGGTGCCGTCGCGGGTGAACCCGGGCCACTTCTTCGCGCTGCCGCAATCGCCGCAGATCTTCAAGCAGATGCTGATGGTGTCGGGCTTCGACCGCTACTACCAGATCACCAAGTGCTTCCGCGACGAAGACCTGCGCGCCGACCGCCAGCCCGAATTCACGCAGATCGACTGCGAGACCTCGTTCCTGACCGAGCAGGAGATCCGCGACCTGTTCGAGGACATGATGCGCACGGTGTTCAAGAACGCCATCGACGTCGACCTGGACGCCAGGTTCCCTGTGATGGAGTTCCGCGAGGCCATGGCCCGCTTCGGCTCGGACAAGCCTGACCTGCGCGTCAAGCTGGAATTCACCGAGCTGACCGAGGTGATGAAGGACGTCGACTTCAAGGTGTTCTCGGGCCCGGCCAACAGCGACAACGGCCGCGTGGTCGGCCTGCGCGTGCCCGGCGGCGGCGCCATCTCGCGCGGCGAGATCGATGCCTACACCCAGTTCGTCGGCATCTATGGCGCCAAGGGCCTGGCCTGGATCAAGGTCAACGAAGTGGCCAAGGGCCGCGACGGCCTGCAGTCGCCGATCGTCAAGAACCTGCACGACGCCGCCATTGCCGAGATCCTGAAGCGCACCGGCGCGCAGGACGGCGACATCATCTTCTTCGGCGCCGACAAGGCCAAGGTGGTCAACGACTCGATCGGCGCGCTGCGCCTGAAGATCGGCCACTCGGACTTCGGCAAGGCCAATGGCCTGTTCGAGGACGCCTGGAAGCCGCTGTGGGTGGTGGACTTCCCGATGTTCGAGTACGACGAGGAAGACGCCCGCTGGGTGGCGATGCACCACCCGTTCACCAGCCCCAAGGACGAGCACCTGGAATACCTCGAGACCGATCCGGGCAAGTGCGTGGCCAAGGCCTACGACATGGTGCTGAACGGCTGGGAAATGGGCGGCGGCTCGGTCCGTATCTATCGCTCGGACATCCAGAGCAAGGTGTTCCGCGCGCTCAAGATCAACGACGAGGAAGCGCGTGCCAAGTTCGGCTACCTGCTCGACGCGCTGCAGTACGGCGCGCCCCCGCACGGCGGCCTGGCCTTCGGCCTGGACCGCATCGTCACGATGATGGCCGGCGCCGACTCGATCCGCGACGTGATCGCCTTCCCCAAGACCCAGCGCGCCCAGGACTTGCTTACGCAGGCGCCGAGCTCGGTCGACGAGAAGCAGCTGCGCGAGCTGCATATCCGCCTGCGCACCGCCGAACCGAAGCCCAACGCCTGA
- the nudB gene encoding dihydroneopterin triphosphate diphosphatase, whose protein sequence is MSYKIPESVLVVIYTPDLQVLLLERADRPGFWQSVTGSLDTLDEPLALTAAREVAEETGIIAGEHQLTDWGHAIQYDIYPQWRHRYAEGVTRNTEHWFGLRVAEALPVTLAPREHLQYKWLPWQQAAQQCFSSSNADAIRQLGWRAGGAGAPAAASADASREAAVGGRP, encoded by the coding sequence ATGTCATACAAGATCCCGGAATCCGTGCTGGTGGTGATTTACACGCCAGATCTTCAAGTCTTGCTGCTGGAACGCGCCGATCGCCCGGGCTTCTGGCAGTCCGTCACCGGCAGCCTCGACACCCTGGACGAACCCCTGGCTCTGACCGCCGCGCGTGAAGTCGCCGAGGAAACCGGCATCATCGCCGGCGAACACCAGCTGACCGACTGGGGCCATGCCATCCAGTACGACATCTATCCGCAGTGGCGCCACCGCTACGCCGAAGGGGTGACGCGCAATACCGAGCACTGGTTCGGCCTGCGCGTGGCCGAGGCGCTGCCGGTGACGCTGGCGCCACGCGAACACCTGCAGTACAAGTGGCTGCCGTGGCAGCAGGCGGCGCAGCAGTGCTTTTCCAGCAGCAATGCCGATGCCATCCGCCAGCTGGGATGGCGCGCGGGCGGTGCCGGCGCGCCGGCCGCTGCGAGCGCCGATGCCAGCCGCGAGGCAGCCGTCGGAGGCCGGCCATGA